A genome region from Oenanthe melanoleuca isolate GR-GAL-2019-014 chromosome 2, OMel1.0, whole genome shotgun sequence includes the following:
- the NHLRC1 gene encoding E3 ubiquitin-protein ligase NHLRC1, with protein sequence MAAEDEAELSLLECRVCFEPYGPDGQRRPLNLPCGHVLCRGCVGALAGAERRRLECPFCRRLCGPAETSACRPLLQLLELLGPGGRLASALGRSGGGAAAAPAGLGLRRCLGGWGWLVNPTGVAACPGSGRLAVAHDGEKRIHVFGPGGFCLGRFGERGPASNDIKYPLDVAVTPDGHVVVTDGGDCSVKAFDFDGRGVLAVREGFCLPWGLDATPESEVIVTDSEAGALYRLAADFPRGELKKCQVIRSRLVSPRAVAVCRTSGAVVVIEHLKALGESKGSTRVKIFSAEMDLIGQMDSFGLNLVFPSRIYATAVAFDKEGRVIVTDVCSQAVICLGKPEEFPIFNPLISHGLAYPVGLTYTADNSLVVLDSGDHSVKVYSST encoded by the coding sequence ATGGCGGCGGAGGACGAGGCGGAGCTGAGCCTGCTGGAGTGCCGGGTGTGCTTCGAGCCGTACGGCCCCGAcgggcagcggcggccgctCAACCTGCCCTGCGGGCACGTCCTCTGCCGGGGCTGCGTGGGGGCCCTGGCCGGCGCCGAGCGCCGGCGGCTGGAGTGTCCCTTCTGCCGGCGGCTCTGCGGCCCCGCCGAGACCAGCGCCTGCCGCccgctgctgcagctgctggagctgctgggcccCGGCGGCCGCCTGGCCTCGGCGCTGGgcaggagcggcggcggggcggcggcggcccccgCGGGGCTCGGGCTGCGGCGGtgcctggggggctgggggtggctggTGAACCCCACCGGCGTGGCGGCCTGCCCCGGCTCGGGCCGCCTGGCCGTGGCACACGACGGCGAGAAGCGGATCCACGTCTTCGGGCCCGGCGGGTTCTGCCTGGGGCGGTTCGGGGAGCGGGGGCCCGCGAGCAACGACATTAAGTATCCGCTGGATGTGGCGGTGACGCCGGACGGGCACGTGGTGGTCACCGACGGCGGGGACTGCTCCGTGAAGGCCTTCGATTTTGATGGGAGGGGGGTGCTGGCTGTCCGGGAAGGcttctgcctgccctggggccTGGATGCCACCCCCGAGAGCGAAGTGATCGTGACGGACTCGGAGGCAGGAGCGCTGTACCGCTTGGCGGCCGATTTCCCAAGGGGGGAATTGAAGAAGTGCCAGGTGATCCGGTCCCGGCTGGTCAGCCCCAGGGCGGTCGCGGTCTGCCGGACCTCGGGTGCTGTCGTGGTAATAGAGCACCTGAAAGCTCTAGGAGAGAGCAAGGGCAGCACCCGCGTGAAGATATTCAGTGCGGAGATGGATCTCATCGGCCAGATGGACAGCTTCGGTCTGAACCTCGTGTTCCCCTCCAGAATATACGCTACCGCCGTGGCCTTTGACAAGGAAGGTCGTGTTATAGTAACGGATGTTTGTAGCCAGGCTGTCATATGCTTAGGGAAACCTGAGGAATTTCCCATCTTTAATCCTCTAATTAGTCACGGGCTTGCTTATCCTGTCGGACTGACTTACACGGCAGACAATTCCCTCGTCGTTTTAGACAGCGGTGATCATTCAGTGAAAGTATATAGCTCTACCTGA